The Juglans regia cultivar Chandler chromosome 2, Walnut 2.0, whole genome shotgun sequence genome includes a window with the following:
- the LOC109015452 gene encoding vacuolar protein sorting-associated protein 55 homolog, which produces MMADLPGYLRACLQSGKLALLAILVSGGIVLQILACALYNNWWPMLTVLMYVLLPMPLLFLAGSDSSSLFSESESGWVNATKFLTGASAIGSIAIPVILKHAGVIGWGALAMELSSFFIFVLSIMCYIRMSAEDYYSAL; this is translated from the exons ATGATGGCGGACTTACCAGGTTATCTGCGCGCCTGCTTGCAGAGCGGCAAACTTGCTTTGTTGGCAATTTTGGTCTCTGGAGGAATTGTATTGCAAATTTTG GCATGTGCTTTGTACAACAATTGGTGGCCGATGCTAACAG TATTGATGTATGTGCTCCTTCCCATGCCTTTGCTGTTTTTGGCGGGATCTGATAGTAGTTCTCTATTCTCTGAATCTGAGAGCGG CTGGGTGAATGCGACTAAATTCTTGACTGGAGCTTCAGCTATTGGAAGCATTGCCATACCAGTTATACTAAAGCATGCTGGTGTCATTGGTTGGGGAGCCCTGGCAATGGAGCTCTCATCCTTTTTCATATTTGTATTATCGATCATGTGTTACATTCGTATGAGTGCTGAAGATTATTACAGTGCGCTTTGA
- the LOC109015453 gene encoding uncharacterized mitochondrial protein AtMg00310-like isoform X1 gives MGKTELLFSRNTDPSVISAIKDVWGVQDIQHHAKYLGLPSFVGRSRYQTFKGIKDRVWAKLQGWKEKLLSQAGREVLIKAVVQAIPTYVMSCFKIPRGFCKELEGMIARFWWGQRGQEKRIHWLNWRKMCQSKFMGGLGFRDLEVFNISLLARQGWRLLHSQGSLFTSVFKAKYFPNTDFLSSMLGSKPSYVWRSIFEAKPVIKAGSLWRIGKGDNIKIWGDNWLADLNSKQVVTRCNTLAEDAVVADLMDPSTPSGWNLDLVNQMEPFLRP, from the coding sequence ATGGGCAAAACTGAATTGCTTTTCAGTCGCAATACAGATCCAAGTGTGATAAGTGCTATTAAAGATGTGTGGGGGGTTCAAGATATTCAGCACCATGCTAAATATCTTGGGCTTCCTTCTTTTGTGGGAAGATCGCGTTATCAGACTTTCAAAGGTATTAAGGATAGAGTTTGGGCAAAGTTACaaggttggaaagaaaaattattatcacAAGCTGGCCGTGAGGTGTTGATCAAAGCGGTAGTTCAAGCAATTCCGACTTATGTTATGAGTTGTTTCAAGATTCCTAGGGGTTTTTGTAAAGAGCTTGAGGGGATGATTgcaaggttttggtggggtcaaagaGGTCAAGAAAAAAGGATACATTGGCTGAATTGGAGAAAAATGTGTCAGTCTAAATTTATGGGTGGTTTGGGTTTTCGGGATTTGGAGGtttttaatatatctttatTGGCAAGGCAAGGTTGGCGCTTACTTCACTCACAAGGGTCTCTTTTCACTTCAGTttttaaagcaaaatattttcctaatacTGATTTTCTATCTTCGATGCTTGGCTCTAAGCCGTCATATGTATGGCGTAGCATTTTTGAAGCAAAACCTGTTATCAAAGCGGGGAGTTTATGGCGTATTGGCAAGGGTGATAACATCAAGATTTGGGGAGATAATTGGCTTGCTGACTTGAATTCAAAACAGGTTGTTACTAGATGTAATACCCTTGCTGAGGATGCTGTTGTGGCTGATTTAATGGATCCTTCTA
- the LOC109015453 gene encoding uncharacterized mitochondrial protein AtMg00310-like isoform X2: MGKTELLFSRNTDPSVISAIKDVWGVQDIQHHAKYLGLPSFVGRSRYQTFKGIKDRVWAKLQGWKEKLLSQAGREVLIKAVVQAIPTYVMSCFKIPRGFCKELEGMIARFWWGQRGQEKRIHWLNWRKMCQSKFMGGLGFRDLEVFNISLLARQGWRLLHSQGSLFTSVFKAKYFPNTDFLSSMLGSKPSYVWRSIFEAKPVIKAGSLWRIGKGDNIKIWGDNWLADLNSKQVVTRCNTLAEDAVVADLMDPSTPSGWNLDLVNQKGILLL, encoded by the coding sequence ATGGGCAAAACTGAATTGCTTTTCAGTCGCAATACAGATCCAAGTGTGATAAGTGCTATTAAAGATGTGTGGGGGGTTCAAGATATTCAGCACCATGCTAAATATCTTGGGCTTCCTTCTTTTGTGGGAAGATCGCGTTATCAGACTTTCAAAGGTATTAAGGATAGAGTTTGGGCAAAGTTACaaggttggaaagaaaaattattatcacAAGCTGGCCGTGAGGTGTTGATCAAAGCGGTAGTTCAAGCAATTCCGACTTATGTTATGAGTTGTTTCAAGATTCCTAGGGGTTTTTGTAAAGAGCTTGAGGGGATGATTgcaaggttttggtggggtcaaagaGGTCAAGAAAAAAGGATACATTGGCTGAATTGGAGAAAAATGTGTCAGTCTAAATTTATGGGTGGTTTGGGTTTTCGGGATTTGGAGGtttttaatatatctttatTGGCAAGGCAAGGTTGGCGCTTACTTCACTCACAAGGGTCTCTTTTCACTTCAGTttttaaagcaaaatattttcctaatacTGATTTTCTATCTTCGATGCTTGGCTCTAAGCCGTCATATGTATGGCGTAGCATTTTTGAAGCAAAACCTGTTATCAAAGCGGGGAGTTTATGGCGTATTGGCAAGGGTGATAACATCAAGATTTGGGGAGATAATTGGCTTGCTGACTTGAATTCAAAACAGGTTGTTACTAGATGTAATACCCTTGCTGAGGATGCTGTTGTGGCTGATTTAATGGATCCTTCTA